A genomic stretch from Sphaerochaeta sp. includes:
- a CDS encoding sugar ABC transporter permease — MKTDRQSSRTGWLFSVPFLLNLFVLFAIPLVWAVWLAGTDWNLMSLSWNWVGLANLKTALRDANVHKVFVNGLKYLVAIVPLVCVIGMLVAEVLHHLPSQVKGIFSVIFFIPYLTSGVATSVFVRYFLSYSSSLNVWLRTRFGLTVQWFTNPHTAFWVIVFIIVWKVSGYYALFLFSSLESIPPEIGEAAEIDGATGLKRFFKVTLPMIASSMQSVIMLATGLVYSIFSEPYLLTGGGPQKATLSWQLLLYNTSFVGFRSGYGAMIAILLGLCIFVTLRIVVGVTNRFVDVER; from the coding sequence ATGAAAACAGACAGACAGTCCAGCAGGACGGGATGGCTCTTTTCCGTTCCGTTTCTTCTCAATCTCTTCGTGCTGTTTGCCATACCGCTCGTCTGGGCGGTATGGTTGGCGGGAACTGACTGGAACCTGATGTCCCTTTCCTGGAATTGGGTGGGGCTTGCCAATCTCAAGACGGCGCTGCGTGACGCGAATGTGCACAAGGTGTTTGTCAACGGATTGAAGTACCTGGTGGCCATCGTGCCGTTGGTTTGTGTCATCGGCATGCTGGTCGCCGAGGTGCTGCATCATCTCCCATCCCAGGTAAAAGGGATCTTCTCCGTGATTTTCTTCATCCCGTATCTGACCAGTGGCGTCGCCACCAGTGTGTTTGTCCGCTATTTCCTGAGTTACAGTTCTTCGTTGAACGTCTGGCTCCGTACGCGGTTCGGACTGACGGTCCAATGGTTCACTAATCCTCATACCGCCTTCTGGGTGATCGTTTTCATCATCGTCTGGAAGGTGTCCGGCTATTACGCGTTGTTCCTGTTCTCCTCGTTGGAGTCGATCCCGCCTGAGATTGGAGAGGCTGCGGAGATTGATGGAGCCACAGGATTGAAACGGTTTTTCAAGGTGACACTTCCCATGATTGCTTCATCGATGCAGAGCGTCATCATGCTGGCGACCGGTCTGGTGTACAGCATCTTCAGCGAACCATATTTGCTCACCGGGGGAGGACCGCAGAAGGCGACGCTCTCCTGGCAGTTGCTCCTGTATAACACGTCATTCGTCGGTTTCCGCTCCGGCTATGGTGCGATGATCGCCATTCTTCTGGGACTGTGTATTTTTGTGACGCTTCGGATTGTGGTTGGCGTGACCAACCGGTTCGTTGATGTGGAGAGGTAA